The region TGACAGCAATGACAGCAGCCATGCCTGAAGTACCACAAACACAGTAGTTTTGAATTTTAAGCTTGATTAATGACTTTATTACTTGACTCTTTCTAAGCACAGACCTTATAGGGCTGCTTCTGAACACCAAGTCCACTGCTGTAGAGAGCAGAGGAGAGATGAAGTGCTCTGTTATCTCCTAAGCATCCAGCTTGCAACAGAGGAGGCATCAGCCTGATCATGACCTCCACACTGCCAGCTGTTTTCAGCTTATTAAGGACGGCAGAATACAGCACTCTGCCCAGCGCTGCCGGATCAACTGTGCCTAAAGATGTTTAGGATGGAGACACTTATAAACACAAACGCAATGTCTTCAATAATCAGAAATAAATCTGAGTGCTTccttaatttaaacaaatatctcTAAACCTGTTTTTATCCTTATTTGTTACCATATTTATTGCAGAGCTTCTCTATCAGCTGAGCCACCTTTCGTCTCTGAGGTTTGCTGAGAGGTTCAGTAAAGTTGCATTCTGCTCCAGATCTTGGAGTGCTTTTCATTGCCAGCTCTGTGTATGTATCAACACAACTCTctgtaacaaaataaaaaaagacatataGTGAATATTGACTAATGTCTGGTTTGCAGGAAATCATGCCATCTTGTGGACACAGTGTGATTTACCTGGCAGTCTTTGTGCAGTCACTGCATGTGAAGTTTCTGCTATTTTTTGGTTAACTTCTGATCTAAACTCCTGACAGGTTTGGAACCATCCAGATAAATTCACCATTCTTATAGGGTGAGGAAGCTCAAACTCCACCTGTAAGAAATGCATTTTCCAGTTTATGGTCAAAACTGAGAGAAAGACTTATGAAAGTAAGTCTTAATCAATCAATTTTTGTAATAATTAcacaattataattttattcGATTTTTTTCCATCAATTAATTGAGGAACTTTTCAGATTTGCCACTATTTCACAATAACCATAAATTAAATTAGCCTTAGAATACATGTGCATGAcccctgaaaattttaaatgatgCATAGACAAGTAACACAAGCACTACTGCATTGATTAGAAGTATATCAATGTTTTAATGATAAAGattaaaatggaaatgaaaagcACACAGTTAAAGGGAGCATCTACTGTACAATTGTGGGGGAACACTGTTCTTTctggtttatttacattcagaagcttgtcatatcattccaccttaaaagactcagaagaagtcttttaaggtggaatgatatgtATGATAAAGGAAATGACTGTTTGTATGTGAATTTCAACTTGATATATTTCACAGTTTAAATtataacaggtagtgtcacagggacctggaggttgtgggttccaggtcactgtctgtgaggcgtttggtgtgttctctccgtgtccgtgtgggtttcctcccacagtccaaagacacgcgttggtaggtggattggctactcaaaagtgtccataggtgtgagtgaatgtgtgtcgcactgtgaagaactggcgccccctccagggtgtattccctcatttgtaactcaagttgtttagtgtTGTAGCAGTACAGATCTGTTTGCTTTTATGCAGTAAGCACCCTCCAGAATTTGGCCAGTTCCACCTTTAGTAATCTGAATTATCACTTGTTGTCAATATTACACACCAGAAACACAGCAAAAATCTTtctctgttcatgcttttcaatgtttggagttctcttagTAATCTAAAAAACCCAAGCTCACAAACAGAATGGAGAGCTAGACAAGGGTGAGTACGTTTGTGAGAATTTTATAAGAAGGggtttttgtttaaaattatgAACATTATCTTAAAGTAGAAACAAAGGTTTATCTTACCAGGTTAAGTGAGGGAACACTTGTTCTGGAATACATGGTGGGTCCATAAAACCCTTTCACTCCCCTTATGTATTTACCTCCACCAACCACAAAGTAGCCATCCGTATCATCCAAATGCACTGCTACACCAAACCTGTTCCAAAGACCAGAAGCTTACAATGGAGAAAGGAAATAGACTCTCAAAAGACAATTATGAGCTACAAAATAAGTCTTACACGTGCTCCGAAGAGTAAACAAGCGGTTCCTTTTGTCCATCGATACATGCAACTGTGATATTCCCCTGTGACCAAAAAGGAAAAAGATACCCGAATAGATACTCTAGTTTACACAACCATTTGAATCATTTGTCTTACATATAATATTCATTTTCTACCAGCCACTGAAAGCCTAGATACTGACCATTCTGCCCCGCAGATCAAAACTGAGAAGACACCACAGTCCTAAAGGCAGAGTGAACGAAGTGAGAAAAGCTGATGAAAGACCATTCTCCCCTCGTACCTGCACGTGGAGCTGACCTACAAAATAATCAGACAACAGAAACAGTGTGTACTGATATGAGATTAATCACAAATATTAGAAAAAGGGAACACATTTAGACAAATGTGGACAACAAATTGAACCCAGTTTAAAACTTCCTCTAAAAGATACACTGGtttgttataattattattacttttcatTTAGTAATTACAACATTACAAATAGCATAGTAATCAAACTTGTCACAGTTTGTCTCTGGTCAGATACCTGTGTTAGTGAGGAACAAGGATGGGGTAGCATAGTTTTCTTGTGAGTCTATGTGGTGTAGAAGTCCACACAGAGGGTCTCCACATGGTTGGTCTAATAATACCCATAGTGTGAAGGCACACCTGAGGAGAAAGGCATCTGTTTTTCAGAACATATTCATTATGGCATACCATTTATTTACATCAGAAAGGTTAAAACAAACAGCTCTGTAAATTACCAGGGATATGAGATTGATTTTAGCCGCAGGCCCTCTAGCAACTCACTGTTGTAGGGCTGGAGATTTTTAGTGATGCCAAAATGCTCTCCAGTGGATCCATATAATGAGGACAGCAGTGTGAACACCTCTAAACAGATCAGAACAGACATCTTACTGACACATTCTGAACTTGtgggggctgaacagaacagaatGGCATGGAATGTGGCTCTTTGTGCTAAATCTGAACTCCAAGTTTTATAATGCTTCATAAAACACTCAGGACTAAGGAATATTTTTAAGGTAATTACAGAGACCAAATGTCAAAACATTTCAATTCTCACCATTTTCTTTTGGACACTGTAGTCTACTTCCGAAAACCTTCCACCAAAGCTCAGTGGCCCAACTCGGGCATGACAAATGCTGTTTAAAAGGGCGACTCAATGGACTTTGAACGGTCAAAGACACCACTGCGCTTGCCATAGATGACAGATTGGGTTCAGCAGCTGCACTGCTGCTCACCCAGCCACGCAAAAAACACGCAAGTACCCAGGGAGATAGTTGTATGCTCCAGTCTGGGTGATATACCAGCCAGTCAGGGAAGTGAAGAACCACAAGCCTGGTCCTAAGAGGGCCTGGTACACAATACCACCACCTGTGGAACATCATTAAAGTGCTTCCAGTGTCAAAAGAAACCAAACCCTGCAGGTGGATCACTGAGGGCTCCCTGCAAGAGTACTGGACCTGCATAGGGTACGCTGATTCCGGCTCTTCAGGTGGGTTTACGTAAACGATTGTATCCAAGCCGTCTTGGCTAACACACACATGGGAAACTACCTGAATGAGAAGGGGCAGAAAGCACTGTGTGTTAATTTCCTTTACAGTCAAAATTCATCATTTTTCAGCATCATCAATGAAAGACAATTCACATTGTCTTGAAAAAAATATAGGATTTTAGAAATCATTACAGTATCAGGTTTGTCCATTTCATCTTACAGATACTTATCTAATAGTGACACTTGATACTTGTTTTTTACGTGTCCTATTTTCTCTAAAGAAAATGAACAACCTTGAGgaacaataatatatttaatcaacATTCTGGCTGGAAATAGTGGGGGTGGAACGGtggtttttaaataatgtgtatatTATTTAAGATAACAAGCAAGATTCAATTTATATTCTCAAGCTAAACAGTAAGAAAAGTTACGTGTCCTGAAGAGTCCTGCCTCTGTAAGACTGAGAAGGAAGTAATAATATAACCTAaaatcactgaataaataaatattcagaatgtCTTAGATTTGAAAAGTGTGGAGCTTATCACAAttaattataatacattttataataaactatttaaattttaacaacaaaaataaacacttagATATATGAAACGCACACTTGATGTGCCACTGTATTTCACTTTCGAATAAAACcagtacatttttaatttaataagtgGTTTCAAATAACTGGTGTTAAAGCTATAGAAGCATTACATCATTACTTTATTGTGCTACTTAAAAGGCATAAGAGTTAAATTCTACTTTTAACATAAGatttgaatgaatgttatttgttttaaacGTCTACTCACAAGGAGAATGAGCTGAACACACAGCCAAGAGGAGACCATCTGAACTTCTCCCATGTTCACAGTGCAGGAAATAAAGCGATGTGATAAATCCGATGTCAAAAATACAACTTTTAGTCAAGTATAAAAGTACATTGGAAGAGTTTCAGGTTGCTAGTAACTAATTATCCGCTTTGGTTTTCATATCCACTTCTGATCTTACAACAGTGCACCAATTCTGTAAGACCAACATAACTGGTCTCAATGGATGTGTGTAGTATTAACTGATAAAACGGAAGAATATCCTGTTTGGCTTGAAAGCTGGGCAAACAGATTTCACAGCTCCACCCGCAAACGATTTGGCCAGTTAAACACTCAGCTGAGTAGTCaagagtgtgtggtgtgcttGAGCCCTGACTGGTTAATCAGATGTGGAACTGTGTACAACTGTATGAAACAGAAAGGTAGTGAGGGCACCCGATCAGATTCGATCCCTTTCAGTTCATGTCACATTGCCAGCGAGGAAACTAGATATCATTACACTGAACTTTAAGAGTGTTAGCAGGGAAATCAGTAAACATACAAGAACAATGATAGTTGATACAAGGTTGGGAAATCgtagtgtttgtttttgaacaAAAGTCATTCTTAAATGCCTTTCTACAGTAGTGTGAAAAAGTCAGAGGCAAGGTCTAATTTCCAGTGAACAAAGGCCATTAAGTATAAGTTGTTCATTTGTCTGCTTAATAATAAAgcagtgatcaaatatattaaaCTATATACATGACCAAAATGTGTCAATATGTGCATCTGCCTTAATTACCACTTCCAGGCTTTTCAGAAGCTACGTTTTGAAAATAAGTCTGTAGGTATATTATTACACACCTCAAAAATTCACTTTTAAAAGTCGTGGGCATATTCTGCTTGTCAGGATCCAAATGTTCCCAGCCAGATTTAGTAAAGGCCTGAGGTCTAAATTATGCTTAGCCAGTGTTGATAGTTTGAATGCAACGGCTTTATTTTCACCATATGTAACCTTGTTAAACTACTGCTTTTGCATATTGTCCTTCTGATACTGTCCTACATGATGCAAATGGAGTATATCTGGGTGGTTTCTAATGTACATACAGAcctgtttcttgtttttttgcACAATCAACAAAGAGAGTTTTTTAACTTTTCATTTAAAACCGTTTATTGCTTTCATGCAGGAGTGCCAGAAAATGTTGAAGATTTAAGACTACAATCTTGAACACTACAGATGATGCAAAATAATTTCTCCCCATTTCTTTCTGTACAGatgtatgtgtaaatataaatagaaGCCCAAAGGGAGACATGAGTAGGAAATAGCTGGGGTGGGACAAGAGTCCAAAATTATCATTTTTCTCCAATCTCTGAATCTGCGAACTGGTATTGCAGTAGGTAAACATGCATCAACCCAATGATGACTAGTTACTGAaatcactctctgtctgtctccctctcacacacacagttaatttACAGTTTCATCGTGCACAAGAGGTACAAATGACACATTAACAAATTTGTCCAACAGCGCATACCTGTTTTAGACTGACTGATATACATCTGTGATGCAGACTTTTTATACCCATACCATTTTTGTAACAGAAATGAGTCGACGGCAGAGAACACTGCTTTGGTTATTCCAGGACAAAGAAACCCTAACAAGCCAAGAcagtcattttaaaacacagaGAACTGCTGGAAATAGGCATAGTGCCTAAAATCTCTCACTATTGtagttaaacaaaaatataattatcatttaaaaatccaAATTTGAATGTTCTTGAACACTCTCTATTTATATATGATCTCCACACCTACACCCCATTATTGACTTTTGGTAGGGAATCTTTATTTGACATATAGCTTCGGTGAGAGAAGGTACAAAACAAATTTAGCATCATCAAAACAATTCCAGTTATCTTGAAGCTGCCTAAGAGAAAGGCCTATGAAGACCTCAAATAGTAGAGAGCCCCACAAAATTATATACCCTAAAAGCAGCATTAAAAACATCACCATCAGCTCCTCTGAGAACTTGAAATGAACCCTCCCCCCAATAAAAACTTTGAGTTTTAAGATGTCCAAAGTATTTTGAGTTTAATCACCATTTCAATTAGTGCCAATCATGTAAACTTTTACACACATGAACAAATCTCTGCTGGGTTTAGAGCAATTGGGACAGAATTTACTACAACATTTTAACTTGGAGAACTATGTGAAGTTTTAAATCTTTGGTTTGGCACTTCAAACATGATAATTTCTTTCGAAAAT is a window of Hoplias malabaricus isolate fHopMal1 chromosome 1, fHopMal1.hap1, whole genome shotgun sequence DNA encoding:
- the si:dkey-24p1.6 gene encoding protein sel-1 homolog 3 translates to MGEVQMVSSWLCVQLILLVVSHVCVSQDGLDTIVYVNPPEEPESAYPMQVQYSCREPSVIHLQGLVSFDTGSTLMMFHRWWYCVPGPLRTRLVVLHFPDWLVYHPDWSIQLSPWVLACFLRGWVSSSAAAEPNLSSMASAVVSLTVQSPLSRPFKQHLSCPSWATELWWKVFGSRLQCPKENEVFTLLSSLYGSTGEHFGITKNLQPYNSELLEGLRLKSISYPWCAFTLWVLLDQPCGDPLCGLLHHIDSQENYATPSLFLTNTGQLHVQVRGENGLSSAFLTSFTLPLGLWCLLSFDLRGRMGNITVACIDGQKEPLVYSSEHVFGVAVHLDDTDGYFVVGGGKYIRGVKGFYGPTMYSRTSVPSLNLVEFELPHPIRMVNLSGWFQTCQEFRSEVNQKIAETSHAVTAQRLPESCVDTYTELAMKSTPRSGAECNFTEPLSKPQRRKVAQLIEKLCNKYGTVDPAALGRVLYSAVLNKLKTAGSVEVMIRLMPPLLQAGCLGDNRALHLSSALYSSGLGVQKQPYKAWLLSLLSAQKDWRLALLRLGHLHHVGDLPVLPDPDLSYAYYANIAKQTSSDRLAPSSGQTFVESIFLNDEETLKAQTNENDDIFHWLKLQARNGVADAEQAVARMLFWGQQGVTSNIQTAVRHYERGAIRLQDPVSMYDYAIVLLMGQGVTKDVPRAVGFLKKAMEQGFAPAITALGWYYEQYERNYERAVELWEKADLMENPDAAMNLGVLYLQGLYPGQPANKVKAYKYFLKSAQRGHINGGIELAEIWSRGIPDYVARHPSDAVLWAKWASEHNGYLGTLLRKGLNAYLKGNWFMALIYYLMSAECGFEAAQFNMAFLCEHSSSRSLNPEFVTQCMLRYYNLSIQSKDPASYALVKIGDLLYEEHTRGKRSLSDAAEMYKKAALKNNPQGWYSLGLLVQEGERLSATLLSELNLLQHYFSDKLTLLTTLYRRCRDSNTEEAHVPCTLALLASHLRSIQTLGLCTVKLLSAVAVAVATFSFFKIIPAILRQRSASNQQNSASSEGGQDAEHEPSGV